A portion of the Pseudomonas protegens CHA0 genome contains these proteins:
- the proB gene encoding glutamate 5-kinase yields the protein MRSKVTGAQRWVVKIGSALLTADGKGLDRTAMGVWVEQMVALHEAGVELVLVSSGAVAAGMSRLGWTARPSAMHELQAAAAIGQMGLVQAWESSFAEHGRHTAQILLTHDDLSDRKRYLNARSTLRALVELKVIPVINENDTVVTDEIRFGDNDTLAALVANLVEADLLVILTDRDGMFDADPRNNPDAQLIYEARADDPALDAVAGGTGGALGRGGMQTKLRAARLAARSGAHTIIVGGRLDRVLDRLKAGERIGTLLSPERGMLAARKQWLAGHLQTRGTLVLDEGAVSALSQGNKSLLPVGVKQVQGGFRRGEMVVCVAPDGREIARGLANYSALEAQKIIGQPSDAIVGVLGYMAEPELVHRDNLILV from the coding sequence ATGCGGAGCAAGGTGACAGGTGCGCAGCGCTGGGTCGTTAAGATCGGCAGTGCGCTGCTGACGGCGGACGGCAAGGGGCTGGATCGCACGGCAATGGGTGTGTGGGTGGAGCAGATGGTGGCCTTGCATGAGGCCGGCGTCGAGCTGGTACTGGTTTCCTCCGGTGCTGTAGCGGCCGGCATGAGCCGCCTGGGCTGGACCGCACGACCGAGTGCGATGCATGAGTTGCAGGCCGCTGCGGCCATCGGCCAGATGGGGCTGGTGCAGGCCTGGGAGTCGAGCTTTGCCGAGCATGGCCGGCATACTGCACAGATTCTCCTGACCCATGACGACCTCTCCGATCGCAAGCGCTACCTCAATGCTCGCAGTACCTTGCGTGCCCTGGTGGAGCTCAAGGTGATCCCGGTGATCAACGAGAACGACACCGTGGTGACCGACGAGATCCGCTTTGGCGACAACGATACTCTGGCGGCGCTGGTGGCCAACCTGGTTGAGGCTGATCTGCTGGTGATTCTTACCGACCGTGACGGCATGTTCGATGCCGACCCGCGTAACAATCCTGATGCCCAGCTGATCTATGAGGCGCGGGCCGACGACCCGGCGCTGGATGCGGTGGCCGGTGGTACGGGCGGTGCGCTGGGGCGTGGCGGCATGCAGACCAAGTTGCGTGCGGCGCGGCTGGCTGCGCGTTCCGGGGCGCATACAATCATCGTTGGTGGGCGTCTGGATCGCGTGCTGGACCGCCTCAAGGCTGGCGAGCGCATCGGCACCTTGCTGTCGCCGGAGCGCGGCATGCTGGCGGCGCGCAAGCAGTGGCTGGCCGGGCATCTGCAGACCCGCGGCACCCTGGTGCTGGATGAGGGGGCGGTGTCGGCTCTGTCCCAGGGTAACAAGAGCCTGTTGCCGGTGGGGGTCAAGCAGGTCCAGGGTGGTTTCCGGCGTGGTGAGATGGTGGTGTGCGTAGCGCCGGATGGTCGTGAAATTGCTCGTGGCCTGGCCAACTACAGTGCGCTTGAGGCGCAGAAGATCATTGGTCAGCCGTCCGACGCTATTGTCGGTGTCCTGGGGTATATGGCGGAGCCTGAACTGGTACACCGCGATAACCTGATTCTGGTGTAA
- the cgtA gene encoding Obg family GTPase CgtA, whose protein sequence is MKFVDEVSIRVKAGDGGNGCMSFRREKFIENGGPNGGDGGDGGSIYMVADENLNTLVDYRYTRHFDAERGSNGGSTDCTGKKGEDLELRVPVGTTIIDAGTQEVIGDLTKAGQRLMVVQGGWHGLGNTRFKSSTNRAPRQTTPGKPGEQRDLKLELKVLADVGLLGLPNAGKSTFIRSVSAAKPKVADYPFTTLVPNLGVVSVDRWKSFVIADIPGLIEGASDGAGLGIRFLKHLARTRILLHLVDMAPLDESSPADAAEVIVNELMKFSPSLAERERWLVLNKSDQILEEEREERVKEIVDRLEWTGPVYVISAISKDGTERLSRDIMRYLEDRADRLAADPAYADELAELDQRIEDEARAQLQALDDQRALRRSGVKSVHDIGDDDWDEEDVDDEDGPEIIYVRD, encoded by the coding sequence ATGAAGTTTGTTGATGAAGTATCGATTCGAGTAAAGGCTGGCGACGGCGGCAATGGTTGCATGAGTTTCCGTCGGGAAAAGTTCATCGAAAACGGTGGTCCCAACGGTGGTGATGGTGGTGATGGCGGCTCGATCTACATGGTCGCCGACGAAAACCTCAATACCCTGGTGGACTACCGCTACACCCGGCACTTCGATGCCGAGCGCGGCTCCAACGGCGGCAGTACCGACTGTACCGGCAAGAAGGGTGAGGATCTGGAGCTGCGGGTTCCGGTCGGTACCACGATCATTGATGCGGGCACTCAGGAAGTCATTGGCGACCTGACCAAGGCTGGCCAGCGGTTGATGGTGGTGCAGGGCGGCTGGCACGGTTTGGGCAACACCCGTTTCAAGTCCAGTACCAACCGTGCGCCGCGCCAGACCACTCCGGGCAAGCCGGGTGAGCAGCGTGATCTCAAGCTGGAGCTGAAGGTGTTGGCGGACGTGGGTCTGCTGGGCTTGCCGAATGCGGGCAAAAGTACCTTTATCCGCTCGGTGTCCGCGGCCAAGCCGAAGGTGGCCGATTACCCGTTCACCACCCTGGTGCCGAACCTGGGTGTGGTCAGCGTCGATCGCTGGAAGAGCTTCGTGATCGCCGATATTCCGGGTCTGATCGAGGGTGCTTCCGATGGTGCCGGCCTGGGGATTCGCTTCCTCAAGCACCTGGCGCGTACGCGCATCCTGCTGCACCTGGTGGACATGGCGCCGCTGGATGAAAGCAGCCCGGCGGATGCGGCAGAGGTGATTGTCAATGAGTTGATGAAGTTCAGCCCGTCCCTGGCCGAGCGCGAGCGCTGGCTGGTGCTGAACAAGTCCGATCAGATCCTCGAGGAAGAGCGCGAGGAGCGGGTCAAGGAAATCGTTGATCGCCTGGAGTGGACGGGGCCGGTATACGTGATCTCGGCCATCTCCAAGGATGGTACCGAGCGCTTGAGCCGCGACATCATGCGTTACCTGGAGGATCGTGCCGATCGCCTGGCAGCCGACCCTGCCTATGCCGACGAGCTGGCTGAGCTGGATCAGCGCATCGAAGACGAGGCGCGTGCCCAGTTGCAAGCCCTCGACGATCAGCGTGCTCTGCGCCGCAGTGGCGTGAAGAGCGTCCATGACATCGGTGACGATGACTGGGACGAAGAAGACGTTGACGATGAAGATGGTCCGGAAATCATTTACGTCCGCGACTGA
- the rpmA gene encoding 50S ribosomal protein L27, which produces MAHKKAGGSTRNGRDSEAKRLGVKMYGGQVIKAGNIIVRQRGTQFHAGYGVGMGKDHTLFAKIEGVIKFEVKGAFGRRYVSVVAA; this is translated from the coding sequence ATGGCACACAAAAAAGCTGGTGGTAGTACCCGTAACGGTCGCGACTCAGAAGCCAAACGCCTTGGCGTGAAGATGTATGGCGGCCAGGTCATCAAGGCCGGCAACATCATCGTGCGTCAGCGCGGCACCCAATTCCACGCTGGCTACGGCGTTGGCATGGGTAAAGATCACACCCTGTTCGCGAAAATCGAAGGCGTGATCAAGTTTGAAGTAAAAGGCGCCTTCGGTCGTCGTTACGTGAGCGTCGTCGCAGCTTAA
- the rplU gene encoding 50S ribosomal protein L21, with translation MYAVIVTGGKQYKVAEGEYLKIEKLEVATGESVTFDRVLLVANGDDVNIGAPVVAGATVKAEVISQGRHDKVRIIKFRRRKHHMKRMGHRQWFTEIKITGIQA, from the coding sequence ATGTACGCAGTAATCGTTACCGGCGGTAAGCAATACAAGGTCGCTGAAGGTGAATACCTGAAGATCGAAAAACTGGAAGTCGCTACTGGCGAATCCGTGACTTTTGACCGCGTTCTGTTGGTCGCCAACGGCGACGACGTGAACATCGGCGCACCTGTTGTTGCTGGCGCAACCGTCAAGGCTGAAGTGATCTCCCAAGGTCGTCACGATAAAGTCCGCATCATCAAGTTCCGTCGCCGTAAGCACCACATGAAGCGTATGGGCCACCGCCAGTGGTTCACCGAGATCAAAATCACCGGTATTCAGGCTTAA
- a CDS encoding polyprenyl synthetase family protein, with the protein MQPQAFYRAVADDFSAVDGIIKKQLTSRVPLVSKIGDYITSAGGKRLRPLLVLLCGKALGREGDDLRLLAATIEFLHTATLLHDDVVDMSGMRRGRSTANAMWGNAPSVLVGDFLYSRSFEMMVELGSMPVMRILSQATRIIAEGEVLQLSKVRDASTTEETYMEVIRGKTAMLFEASTHSAAALAGATEEQAEALRTFGDHLGVAFQLVDDLLDYRGDAETLGKNVGDDLAEGKPTLPLIYTMREGTPEQAALVRQAIQKGGIEDLESIRAAVEASGSLDYTAQLARDYVARAITCLEALPPSEYRDALVELSEFAVARTH; encoded by the coding sequence ATGCAACCCCAAGCTTTCTACCGCGCGGTGGCGGACGATTTTAGCGCCGTCGACGGCATCATCAAGAAACAGCTGACCTCCCGAGTTCCGCTGGTTTCCAAAATCGGCGATTACATCACCTCGGCCGGAGGCAAGCGCCTGCGTCCTTTATTGGTGCTGCTGTGCGGCAAGGCCCTGGGCCGCGAAGGCGACGACCTGCGCCTGCTGGCCGCCACCATCGAATTCCTGCACACCGCCACTCTGCTGCATGACGACGTGGTCGACATGTCCGGCATGCGCCGTGGCCGCTCAACCGCCAACGCCATGTGGGGCAACGCTCCCAGCGTACTGGTGGGCGACTTCCTGTACTCGCGCTCGTTCGAAATGATGGTCGAGCTCGGCTCGATGCCGGTCATGCGCATCCTGTCCCAGGCCACCCGGATCATCGCTGAAGGCGAAGTCCTGCAGCTCTCCAAGGTGCGTGACGCCAGCACCACCGAAGAAACCTACATGGAAGTCATCCGCGGCAAGACCGCGATGCTCTTCGAAGCCTCGACCCACAGCGCCGCCGCACTGGCCGGCGCCACCGAGGAACAGGCCGAAGCCCTGCGCACCTTTGGCGACCATCTGGGCGTGGCCTTCCAACTGGTGGACGACCTGCTGGACTACCGCGGCGATGCCGAGACCCTGGGCAAGAACGTCGGTGACGATCTGGCAGAAGGCAAGCCGACGCTGCCGCTGATCTACACCATGCGCGAAGGCACACCGGAGCAGGCAGCCCTGGTTCGCCAGGCGATCCAGAAAGGCGGCATCGAAGATCTGGAAAGCATCCGTGCCGCCGTCGAGGCCTCGGGTTCCCTGGACTACACCGCACAACTGGCCCGCGATTACGTCGCGCGCGCCATCACTTGCCTGGAAGCCCTGCCACCGAGCGAGTACCGCGATGCCCTGGTGGAACTGAGCGAATTCGCCGTCGCCCGCACCCACTAA
- a CDS encoding zinc ribbon domain-containing protein YjdM, with the protein MSTLPPCPKCNSEYTYEDGTQLICPECAHEWSASGEAEAVSDEAVKKDSVGNVLQDGDTITVIKDLKVKGTSLVVKVGTKVKNIRLCDGDHDIDCKIDGIGPMKLKSEFVRKV; encoded by the coding sequence GTGAGCACTTTGCCACCCTGCCCAAAATGCAATTCCGAATACACCTACGAGGACGGCACCCAGCTGATCTGCCCTGAGTGCGCCCACGAGTGGTCCGCCAGCGGTGAAGCCGAAGCCGTATCCGATGAAGCCGTGAAGAAAGATTCGGTGGGCAACGTGCTGCAAGACGGCGACACCATTACCGTGATCAAGGACCTCAAGGTCAAGGGCACCTCGCTGGTGGTCAAGGTCGGCACCAAGGTCAAGAACATCCGCCTGTGCGATGGCGACCATGACATCGACTGCAAGATCGACGGAATCGGCCCGATGAAACTCAAGTCCGAGTTCGTCCGCAAGGTCTGA
- a CDS encoding FKBP-type peptidyl-prolyl cis-trans isomerase: MSEVNLSTDETRVSYGIGRQLGDQLRDNPPPGVSLDAILAGLTDAFAGKPSRVGQEEMSASFKVIREIMQAEAAAKAEAAAGAGLAFLAENAKREGITTLASGLQFEVLTQGEGAKPSREDSVRTHYHGTLIDGTVFDSSYERGQPAEFPVGGVIAGWTEALQLMNAGSKWRLYVPSELAYGAQGVGSIPPHSVLVFDVELLDVL, from the coding sequence ATGTCCGAAGTAAATCTGTCCACCGACGAAACCCGCGTCAGCTACGGCATCGGCCGTCAGCTGGGCGACCAACTGCGTGACAACCCGCCACCGGGCGTGAGCCTGGATGCAATCCTGGCCGGTCTGACCGACGCTTTCGCCGGTAAGCCAAGCCGTGTGGGTCAGGAAGAAATGTCTGCCAGCTTCAAGGTCATCCGCGAAATCATGCAGGCTGAAGCCGCTGCCAAGGCCGAAGCGGCTGCCGGTGCCGGTCTGGCATTCCTGGCGGAAAACGCCAAGCGTGAAGGCATCACCACCCTGGCTTCCGGCCTGCAGTTCGAAGTGCTGACCCAGGGCGAAGGCGCCAAGCCATCCCGTGAAGACAGCGTTCGCACTCACTACCACGGCACCCTGATCGACGGCACTGTGTTCGACAGCTCCTACGAGCGCGGCCAGCCTGCCGAATTCCCGGTTGGCGGCGTGATCGCTGGCTGGACCGAAGCGCTGCAACTGATGAACGCCGGTAGCAAATGGCGTCTGTACGTGCCGAGCGAACTGGCTTACGGCGCACAAGGCGTGGGCAGCATCCCGCCGCACAGCGTTCTGGTGTTCGACGTCGAGCTGCTGGACGTTCTGTAA
- a CDS encoding DUF6482 family protein, whose protein sequence is MNLQEMNAYAIAGKVDELNLISLEGGIYLLEARMHGAAYPLSDAHGQMFHLRSVEHAREVLQSFPKLPFNLIHTSVHDEMCGLSASAEESLKVPITLHSGW, encoded by the coding sequence ATGAACCTGCAGGAAATGAATGCCTACGCCATTGCCGGAAAAGTCGATGAGTTGAACCTGATTTCGCTGGAAGGCGGAATCTACCTGCTTGAGGCGCGCATGCACGGGGCTGCATACCCGTTGAGCGATGCCCATGGGCAGATGTTTCATCTGCGTTCGGTGGAGCATGCCCGTGAAGTGCTGCAGTCGTTTCCCAAGCTGCCGTTCAACCTGATCCACACCTCGGTGCATGACGAGATGTGCGGGTTGTCTGCCAGCGCCGAGGAAAGCCTCAAGGTGCCGATCACCCTGCACTCCGGCTGGTAG
- a CDS encoding TIGR00645 family protein has translation MERFIENAMYASRWLLAPIYFGLSLGLLALALKFFQEVFHVIPNVFSMAESDLILVLLSLIDMALVGGLLVMVMISGYENFVSQLDIDEDKEKLSWLGKMDSSSLKMKVAASIVAISSIHLLRVFMDAKNTPTEYLLWYVVIHMTFVISAFAMGYLDKLTKH, from the coding sequence ATGGAACGTTTTATCGAAAATGCAATGTATGCCTCACGCTGGCTGCTGGCGCCGATCTACTTCGGATTGTCCCTGGGCCTGCTGGCACTGGCATTGAAGTTTTTCCAGGAAGTCTTCCACGTTATTCCCAATGTGTTCTCCATGGCCGAGTCCGACCTGATCCTGGTGCTGCTGTCGCTGATCGACATGGCGCTGGTGGGTGGCCTGCTGGTGATGGTGATGATTTCCGGCTACGAAAATTTCGTGTCGCAACTGGACATCGATGAGGACAAGGAAAAGCTCAGCTGGCTGGGCAAGATGGATTCTTCGTCGTTGAAGATGAAAGTGGCGGCGTCCATCGTCGCGATCTCCTCGATCCACCTGCTGCGGGTGTTCATGGACGCCAAGAACACCCCCACCGAGTACCTGCTGTGGTACGTGGTGATCCACATGACCTTCGTGATCTCGGCATTTGCCATGGGGTACCTGGACAAGCTGACCAAGCACTGA
- a CDS encoding Lon protease family protein: MPDPVAASLRLAPEALTRPFSAEQFSFSTTNDLEPFRGVLGQERAVEALQFGVAMPRPGYNVFVMGEPGTGRFSFVKRYLKAEGKRLQTPSDWVYVNNFDEPREPRALELPAGAAGSFISDINGLIDNLLATFPAVFEHPSYQQKKSAIDRAFNQRYDRALDVIERLALEKDVALYRDSSNIAFTPMFEGKALDEAEFAQLPEADRERFHEDISALEERLNEELASLPQWKRESSNQLRQLNEETITLALQPLLAPLSEKYAENAAVCGYLQAMQVYLLKTVVEQLVDDSKTDAVARKLLEEQYCPSLVVGHPASGGAPVVFEPHPTYDNLFGRIEYSTDQGALYTTYRQLRPGALHRANGGFLILEAEKMLSEPFVWDALKRALQSRKLKMESPLGEMGRLATVTLTPQVIPLQVKVIIIGARQLYYTLQDLDPDFQEMFRVLVDFDEDIPMVDESLEQFAQLLKTRTSEEGMAPLTADAVARLATYSARLAEHQGRLSARIGDLFQLVSEADFIRHLASDEMTDAGHIERALKAKATRTGRVSARILDDMLAGIILIDTDGAAVGKCNGLTVLEVGDSAFGVPARISATVYPGGSGIVDIEREVNLGQPIHSKGVMILTGYLGSRYAQEFPLAISASIALEQSYGYVDGDSASLGEACTLISALSKTPLKQCFAITGSINQFGEVQAVGGVNEKIEGFFRLCEARGLTGEQGAIIPQANVATLMLDEKVLQAVRAGQFHVYAVRQADEALSLLVGEPAGEPDAEGQFPEGSVNARVVERLRVIAEMISEDDLKEAEKEQAQEALADTKPA; encoded by the coding sequence ATGCCTGATCCTGTTGCTGCCAGCCTGCGTCTTGCGCCTGAAGCGCTGACCCGTCCTTTCTCTGCTGAACAGTTCAGCTTCTCCACCACCAATGATCTGGAGCCCTTCCGCGGTGTGCTAGGCCAGGAACGTGCGGTCGAAGCCTTGCAGTTTGGCGTGGCCATGCCGCGCCCCGGCTACAACGTCTTTGTCATGGGCGAGCCGGGCACCGGCCGCTTCTCTTTCGTCAAACGCTATCTGAAGGCCGAAGGCAAGCGCCTGCAGACCCCGTCGGACTGGGTCTACGTCAACAACTTCGACGAGCCCCGGGAACCCCGGGCACTGGAGCTGCCAGCGGGGGCCGCGGGCAGTTTCATCAGCGACATCAACGGCCTGATCGATAACCTGCTGGCCACCTTTCCGGCGGTCTTCGAGCACCCTTCGTACCAGCAGAAGAAGAGCGCCATCGATCGCGCCTTCAACCAGCGCTATGACCGCGCCCTGGATGTGATCGAGCGCCTGGCCCTGGAAAAGGACGTGGCGCTGTACCGCGACAGCAGCAACATCGCCTTTACCCCGATGTTCGAAGGCAAGGCCCTGGACGAGGCTGAGTTCGCCCAGTTGCCCGAGGCCGATCGCGAACGCTTCCACGAGGACATTTCCGCCCTGGAGGAGCGCCTCAACGAAGAACTGGCGAGCCTGCCGCAATGGAAGCGCGAGTCGAGCAACCAGTTGCGCCAGCTCAATGAAGAAACCATCACCCTGGCCCTGCAGCCCTTGCTCGCGCCGCTGTCCGAGAAGTACGCGGAAAACGCCGCGGTCTGCGGTTACCTGCAGGCCATGCAGGTCTATCTGTTGAAGACCGTGGTCGAACAACTGGTGGACGACAGCAAGACCGACGCCGTGGCGCGCAAGCTGCTGGAAGAACAGTACTGCCCGAGCCTGGTGGTCGGTCACCCGGCCAGCGGTGGCGCCCCGGTGGTATTCGAGCCCCATCCGACCTACGACAACCTGTTCGGGCGTATCGAGTACAGCACCGACCAGGGGGCGCTCTACACCACCTACCGGCAGTTGCGCCCTGGCGCCTTGCACCGGGCCAATGGCGGTTTCCTGATTCTGGAAGCCGAGAAGATGCTCAGCGAGCCCTTTGTCTGGGACGCGCTCAAGCGTGCCCTGCAATCGCGCAAGCTGAAGATGGAGTCGCCACTGGGCGAGATGGGCCGCCTGGCCACTGTGACCCTGACGCCGCAGGTGATTCCGCTGCAGGTCAAGGTTATCATCATTGGCGCCCGCCAGTTGTATTACACGCTGCAGGACCTGGATCCGGACTTCCAGGAGATGTTCCGGGTACTGGTGGATTTCGACGAAGACATTCCGATGGTGGACGAAAGCCTGGAGCAGTTCGCCCAGTTGCTGAAAACCCGCACCTCGGAAGAGGGCATGGCGCCACTGACCGCCGACGCCGTGGCGCGGCTGGCCACCTACAGTGCGCGCCTGGCGGAGCATCAGGGACGCTTGTCGGCGCGTATCGGTGATCTGTTCCAACTGGTCAGCGAAGCCGATTTCATCCGGCACCTGGCTTCGGATGAAATGACCGACGCCGGGCATATCGAGCGCGCGCTGAAGGCCAAGGCCACGCGTACCGGGCGGGTGTCGGCGCGGATTCTCGACGACATGCTGGCGGGCATCATCCTCATCGACACCGATGGTGCCGCGGTAGGCAAGTGCAACGGCCTGACGGTGCTGGAGGTCGGGGACTCGGCCTTTGGCGTGCCGGCGCGGATCTCGGCCACGGTCTACCCCGGCGGCAGCGGTATCGTCGACATCGAGCGCGAGGTCAATCTCGGCCAGCCGATCCACTCCAAGGGGGTGATGATCCTCACGGGTTACCTGGGCAGCCGTTACGCCCAGGAGTTCCCCCTGGCGATTTCCGCGAGCATCGCCCTGGAGCAGTCCTATGGCTATGTGGACGGTGACAGTGCTTCGCTGGGCGAGGCCTGCACGCTGATTTCGGCGCTCTCCAAAACCCCGCTCAAGCAGTGCTTCGCCATTACCGGCTCGATCAACCAGTTTGGTGAGGTGCAGGCGGTCGGCGGGGTCAACGAGAAGATCGAGGGCTTCTTCCGTCTGTGCGAGGCCCGTGGCCTGACCGGGGAGCAGGGGGCGATCATTCCCCAGGCCAACGTCGCCACACTGATGCTCGACGAGAAGGTCTTGCAGGCGGTGCGAGCCGGGCAGTTCCATGTGTATGCGGTGCGCCAGGCCGATGAGGCCCTGAGCCTCCTGGTGGGCGAGCCGGCTGGCGAGCCGGATGCCGAAGGGCAGTTCCCCGAGGGCAGCGTCAATGCGCGTGTGGTGGAGCGGCTGCGGGTGATTGCCGAGATGATCAGCGAAGACGACCTGAAGGAGGCCGAGAAGGAACAGGCCCAGGAGGCGTTGGCCGATACCAAGCCGGCGTGA
- a CDS encoding DUF3015 domain-containing protein: MKRILLGTLFTAVSLNAMAQAPGGPDCGWGNMLFEGQRGTPAHFLASTTNGTSGNATFGMTSGTNGCSTNASLTYGGKSWFAMNGMMNELSEDMAKGQGEALTTYAVVLGVAPEDRAHFAAVTHEHFQQIFSKADVTAEDVHSNTLAVLKNDARLAKYATPA; this comes from the coding sequence ATGAAACGGATTCTTCTCGGTACTCTTTTCACCGCTGTATCCCTCAACGCCATGGCCCAGGCGCCAGGCGGCCCGGATTGCGGCTGGGGCAACATGCTGTTCGAAGGCCAGCGCGGCACTCCGGCGCACTTCCTCGCATCCACCACCAACGGCACCTCAGGCAACGCCACTTTCGGCATGACCTCCGGTACCAACGGCTGCTCGACCAATGCCTCGCTGACCTATGGCGGCAAGTCCTGGTTCGCCATGAACGGCATGATGAACGAGCTCTCCGAAGACATGGCCAAGGGTCAAGGCGAAGCCCTGACCACCTACGCCGTGGTACTCGGTGTAGCCCCTGAGGATCGCGCGCACTTTGCCGCGGTTACCCACGAGCACTTCCAACAGATCTTCAGCAAGGCTGACGTGACCGCGGAAGATGTGCACTCCAATACCCTGGCCGTGTTGAAAAACGACGCGCGCCTGGCCAAGTACGCAACCCCAGCTTAA
- a CDS encoding DUF4105 domain-containing protein, which yields MLKRLAYLALCVCAPLYAAPHIDPQRLQQLANDPFWISIGHYETAKLGGWRSYVSDPKFFLAADGAHHPDAELAATLNALYAPADAGDQHAQCVYPSRARWLKAQLGLNDLPAVECAEFKQWFKDVSPHSTVMIFPAAYLNSPSSMFGHTLLRIDQADVQSNNTALLSYAINFGAYIEGSDNSILYAWKGLMGGYPGLFALVPYQEKLSEYRSLENRDLWEYRLNLTQAETERMVEHVWELKQIKFDYFFFDENCSYRLLELLQVARPSLRLTEQFPLTAIPTDTVKAVKDAGLVERIDYRPSRERELLSRAQPLDPEEQQWVLKVSADQKQLQAPELKALPRDRQALIVDAAYRLERYRANGLERDAQRSQRSFELLRAINQNPAPELQIQRPGLPEDGHQSRTWQLGVGTRDDKAFAEYGLRMAYHDLNDNAEGFPLGAQIEILQMKLRQYEGNHWQLQQLDLATIRSLTPRNDLLQPWSWQVTGGLERVPGKHDDQTLVSHVNGGAGGTWQLGEDTLGFVLGTVRVEHNADFAGFIAPAAGFNSGLLWKNPLGNFSLEAKGDYFTNGEVRRSLSLNQQWELSRNLGLRLSAQREFSQLATPVNEVMLELKWYHY from the coding sequence ATGCTCAAACGCCTTGCCTACCTGGCGCTCTGTGTCTGCGCCCCGCTGTATGCCGCGCCTCACATCGACCCTCAACGTTTGCAGCAACTGGCCAATGACCCCTTCTGGATATCCATAGGTCACTACGAAACTGCCAAGCTCGGCGGCTGGCGCAGTTATGTCAGCGACCCGAAATTCTTCCTCGCTGCCGACGGTGCCCACCATCCCGACGCTGAGCTGGCCGCGACCCTGAACGCCCTCTACGCCCCCGCCGATGCGGGTGACCAGCATGCCCAGTGCGTCTACCCGTCCCGCGCCCGCTGGCTCAAGGCGCAACTGGGCCTGAATGACTTGCCTGCGGTGGAGTGCGCCGAGTTCAAGCAATGGTTCAAGGATGTCTCGCCCCACAGCACGGTGATGATCTTTCCCGCGGCCTACCTGAACAGCCCCTCGTCGATGTTCGGCCACACCCTGCTGCGCATCGATCAGGCGGACGTACAGAGCAACAACACCGCGCTGCTCAGCTACGCAATCAACTTCGGGGCCTATATCGAGGGCTCGGACAACAGCATTCTCTACGCCTGGAAAGGCCTGATGGGCGGCTATCCGGGGCTGTTCGCTCTGGTGCCCTACCAGGAGAAGCTCTCGGAATACCGCAGCCTGGAAAACCGCGACCTGTGGGAATACCGCCTGAACCTGACCCAGGCCGAAACCGAACGCATGGTGGAGCATGTCTGGGAACTCAAGCAGATCAAGTTCGACTACTTCTTCTTCGATGAAAACTGCTCCTACCGGCTGCTGGAACTGCTGCAAGTGGCGCGCCCCAGCCTGCGCCTGACCGAACAGTTCCCGCTGACGGCGATCCCTACCGATACGGTCAAGGCAGTCAAGGACGCCGGGCTGGTGGAACGCATCGACTATCGCCCGTCCCGGGAGCGGGAGCTGCTGAGCCGCGCCCAGCCCCTGGACCCGGAAGAACAGCAATGGGTGCTCAAGGTCAGCGCTGACCAGAAGCAATTGCAGGCCCCTGAGCTGAAGGCTCTGCCCCGGGATCGCCAGGCCCTGATCGTGGATGCCGCCTACCGTCTTGAACGCTACCGGGCCAACGGCCTGGAGCGAGATGCGCAGCGCTCGCAACGCAGTTTCGAACTGCTGCGGGCAATCAACCAGAACCCGGCACCGGAGCTGCAGATCCAGCGCCCCGGCCTGCCGGAAGACGGCCACCAGTCGCGCACCTGGCAGCTGGGAGTCGGCACCCGGGACGACAAGGCCTTCGCCGAGTACGGCCTGCGCATGGCCTATCACGACCTCAACGACAACGCCGAAGGCTTCCCCCTGGGGGCGCAGATCGAGATCCTGCAGATGAAGCTGCGCCAGTACGAAGGCAACCACTGGCAGTTGCAACAGTTGGACCTGGCGACCATCCGTTCCCTGACCCCACGCAACGACCTGCTGCAACCCTGGTCCTGGCAGGTCACCGGCGGCCTGGAGCGAGTACCGGGCAAACACGACGACCAGACCCTGGTCAGCCACGTCAACGGCGGGGCCGGCGGCACCTGGCAGTTGGGCGAGGACACCCTGGGCTTTGTCCTGGGCACGGTGCGAGTCGAGCACAACGCCGACTTTGCTGGTTTCATCGCCCCGGCAGCGGGCTTCAACTCCGGGCTGCTGTGGAAAAACCCGCTGGGTAACTTCAGCCTTGAGGCCAAGGGCGACTACTTCACCAATGGCGAGGTACGCCGCAGCCTGAGCCTCAACCAGCAGTGGGAGCTGTCGCGCAACCTGGGCCTGCGCCTGAGCGCACAGCGGGAGTTCAGCCAACTGGCGACTCCGGTCAACGAGGTCATGCTCGAACTCAAGTGGTATCACTACTAA